The Polypterus senegalus isolate Bchr_013 chromosome 1, ASM1683550v1, whole genome shotgun sequence genome includes a window with the following:
- the LOC120515190 gene encoding CD276 antigen homolog encodes MYWVYNLDMLSRVFISTVLCLPFHVFASKASHHTITVPAGEDVLLPCTFPPLDWHDPRNFLIIKWQHDYSIIYHYEDEEERPERGLEKYRGRFQLFHREVAKGNASALLKSIHLTDAGEYVCMVIWRAGHEEIQMQLSITEKHLPRNQLFIFGLFSILTVIVYTSVFKAKLRWMHHKSHDQSKC; translated from the exons ATGTATTGGGTCTACAACCTAGACATGCTGAGCAGAG TGTTCATCTCCACAGTTTTATGTCTGCCTTTTCATGTCTTTGCAAGTAAAG CGTCACATCACACCATCACCGTACCTGCAGGTGAAGATGTTCTTCTGCCTTGCACGTTTCCACCTCTGGACTGGCATGACCCTAGAAACTTCCTAATCATCAAGTGGCAGCACGACTATTCCATTATTTATCACTATGAAGATGAGGAGGAGAGGCCAGAGCGGGGACTGGAAAAATACAGAGGAAGATTTCAGCTGTTTCACCGAGAAGTCGCCAAAGGAAATGCATCagcacttttgaaatccattcaTCTGACAGATGCTGGGGAGTACGTGTGTATGGTCATCTGGAGGGCCGGTCATGAGGAAATTCAGATGCAGCTATCCATAACTGAGAAGCACCTCCCAA GAAATCAACTATTCATCTTTGGCTTGTTCAGTATACTCACGGTGATTGTGTACACTTCAGTTTTTAAAG CTAAGCTCCGATGGATGCATCACAAGTCTCATGACCAATCAAAGTGCTGA